A section of the Castanea sativa cultivar Marrone di Chiusa Pesio chromosome 12, ASM4071231v1 genome encodes:
- the LOC142619631 gene encoding disease resistance protein Roq1-like isoform X1 codes for MDSKSPSFSSSSHKWRYDVFLSFRGEDTCKNFTDHLYTTLKQKGVNTFKDDKNLEREEPNSHELLKAIEESLIAIVILSKNYASSTWCLDELVNITECKKKVGQIVWPIFYDVDPFEVQKQTGTYAQAFDEHEKHFKDDIDKVHTWRATLTEVANLFGFHLQDRNETEFIQDIVEEIFPKLSYKFPRDTSDLVGIDSRVEELMSLLAIQSNDVRIVGVLGMGGIGKTTLARFVYHKIFNYFDGGSFVTNIREESEKYGLLSLQQKLICEILMKRSMNIQDVDKGVLLIKRIMCNKRILLVLDDVNQLNQLQKLAGKLNWFSPGSRVIITTRDESLLKRHNVFKIYEVKVLNNDDALHLFRLKAFMSDCPANGYLKLSKQFVNYASGLPLAIEVLGSFLFNRSKKEWESALNRLNEFPDKDVMKILQISFDGLHETEKEIFLHIACFFNMKEKYYVEKILDYLGLYPRIGLRVLIERSLLKDFKNKYKMHELLQTMGQSIVRKEHPEEPGRWSRLWIYNDIHNVLVKNSGTRENQGLVLERPKVEKLREYERRYWNLDAFSKMPNLKLLIIHGVQLLHGPKHLPNKLRLLDWSKYPSKSLPSDFQPIELVELHLLHSKIERLWKGAKYLNKLKFITLKGSLNLIATPDFTRVPNLEKLVFKGCINLRKVHPSIMVLKRLILLDLEDCKSLRSLPSKFEMVSLETLILSGCSKIERIPEFMGNMECLSKLHLDGTAITKLPSSFERLTNLNELSFRGCKGPPSKLWNKLFPLNLLPRRSQNPVSLLLPPLLVLGTCSLTKLDLRDCNLQSIPNDIGNLSSITHLHLNENHFSCLPESIVQLSNLSEIHLRNCTRLRSLPQLPSMTDWIEADGCTSLETFPNGFEPQDFAQTHLLFFDCFKLADNMLFNVLRMLLTFHQEICKQSAILGSCAAFNVVFPGSEIPKWFEHQSVGHVVNAQVTHPNKNVNIQVPSRSSNKWIGIALCIVFSCFYSYASELPDFLRCHILINKHEGSYFNLGICARLDGSKSRHLWMSYIPSQMFNENERAVLSQIDENGFIQMEVRFQWDFNPGIEFKKCGFRLLYEQDIEDIREMISAHDCHDFDNSTEGIKMKRSRDEYERAGASGEGSSNDVPHSKRIER; via the exons ATGGATTCAAAAAGCccatctttctcttcttctagcCATAAGTGGAGATATGATGTCTTTCTAAGTTTTAGAGGTGAGGATACTTGCAAGAATTTTACAGACCATCTATACACTACCTTGAAACAAAAGGGAGTGAACACCTTCAAGGATGATAAAAATCTTGAGAGAGAAGAACCTAATTCACATGAGCTTTTAAAAGCAATAGAAGAATCACTGATTGCTATTGTCATTCTCTCCAAAAACTATGCATCCTCAACATGGTGTTTGGATGAACTTGTGAATATCACGGAATGCAAAAAAAAGGTGGGGCAAATAGTCTGGCCCATATTTTACGATGTGGATCCATTTGAGGTGCAAAAACAGACGGGAACATATGCACAAGCATTTGACGAACATGAAAAACATTTCAAAGATGATATAGATAAAGTTCACACATGGAGAGCTACTTTGACAGAAGTGGCCAATCTCTTCGGATTTCATTTGCAAGATAG GAATGAGACAGAATTTATCCAAGATATTGTTGAAGAGATATTTCCCAAATTAAGTTACAAATTCCCAAGAGATACTAGTGATTTAGTAGGAATAGATTCTCGAGTGGAGGAATTGATGTCGCTTTTGGCTATACAATCGAACGATGTTCGCATCGTAGGGGTTTTGGGGATGGGAGGAATTGGTAAGACAACTCTTGCTAGATTTGTCTATCAtaagatttttaattattttgacgGTGGTAGTTTTGTCACTAATATTAGAGAAGAATCTGAAAAATATGGTTTACTTTCATTACAACAAAAACttatttgtgaaattttgaTGAAGAGAAGTATGAATATTCAAGATGTTGATAAAGGAGTTCTTTTGATCAAGCGTATCATGTGCAATAAAAGgattcttcttgttcttgatgaCGTAAATCAATTGaaccaattacaaaaattagCCGGGAAGCTTAATTGGTTTAGTCCAGGTAGTAGAGTTATTATCACAACTAGAGATGAGTCTTTGTTGAAAAGACATAACgtatttaaaatatatgagGTTAAAGtattgaataatgatgatgctCTTCATCTTTTTAGGTTGAAAGCTTTTATGAGTGATTGTCCTGCCAATGGTTATCTAAAGTTGTCTAAACAGTTTGTAAATTATGCCAGCGGCCTTCCATTAGCTATTGAGGTTTTGGGTTCTTTTTTGTTCAATAGAAGTAAGAAGGAATGGGAAAGTGCATTAAATAGGCTCAACGAATTTCCTGATAAAGATGTTATGAAAATACttcaaataagttttgatgGACTTCATGAAACAGAAAAGGAAATCTTTCTAcatattgcatgtttctttaaTATGAAGGAAAAATATTATGTGGAAAAAATACTAGATTATCTTGGCCTTTACCCTAGAATTGGTTTAAGGGTTCTCATTGAAAGGTCACTTTTAAAagactttaaaaataaatacaagatGCATGAACTATTACAAACGATGGGTCAAAGCATAGTTCGTAAAGAGCATCCTGAAGAACCTGGGAGGTGGAGCAGATTATGGATATACAATGACATTCACAATGTATTGGTGAAAAATTCG GGAACAAGAGAAAATCAAGGCCTGGTCTTAGAGCGTCCTAAAGTCGAAAAACTACGTGAATACGAAAGAAGATATTGGAACCTAGATGCCTTTTCAAAGATGCCTAACCTTAAATTGCTTATAATTCATGGTGTTCAACTTTTGCATGGCCCCAAGCATCTTCCTAATAAATTAAGACTTCTTGATTGGAGTAAGTATCCTTCAAAGTCTTTGCCATCAGATTTTCAGCCAATTGAGCTTGTTGAACTTCACTTGTTGCATAGCAAAATTGAACGGCTTTGGAAAGGGGCAAAG TACTTGAACAAGTTAAAGTTCATCACATTAAAAGGTTCTTTAAATCTCATTGCCACCCCTGACTTCACCAGAGTTCCCAATCTTGAGAAATTGGTTTTTAAAGGCTGTATAAATTTACGTAAGGTTCACCCATCTATTATGGTTCTTAAAAGGCTTATTCTTCTTGATCTAGAAGACTGCAAAAGCCTTAGAAGTCTTCCAAGCAAGTTTGAAATGGTGTCTCTTGAGACTCTTATTCTTTCTGGCTGTTCAAAAATCGAGAGAATTCCAGAATTTATGGGAAATATGGAATGCTTATCAAAACTTCACTTAGATGGCACTGCTATTACGAAACTTCCCTCTTCATTTGAACGTTTGACTAATCTTAACGAACTATCATTTCGTGGATGTAAAGGTCCACCATCTAAACTATGGAATAAGCTTTTTCCCTTAAATTTATTGCCAAGAAGAAGCCAAAATCCTGTGAGCTTGTTATTGCCACCCCTTTTAGTTTTGGGTACGTGTTCTTTAACGAAATTGGACTTGAGGGACTGTAATCTCCAATCAATCCCTAATGATATTGGAAACTTATCCTCTATAACCCATTTACATCTAAATGAAAATCACTTTAGTTGCCTTCCTGAAAGTATTGTGCAACTATCTAATTTGTCGGAAATTCATTTACGCAATTGCACAAGACTTCGTTCATTGCCACAGTTGCCGTCAATGACTGATTGGATTGAAGCAGATGGTTGTACCTCGTTGGAAACATTTCCAAATGGATTTGAACCACAGGATTTCGCCCAAACACATCTTTTGTTCTTCGATTGCTTCAAATTGGCTGATAACATGTTATTTAACGTTCTGAGAATGCTACTAACATTTcatcag GAAATCTGCAAGCAATCTGCAATATTGGGTAGCTGTGCTGCCTTTAATGTTGTTTTTCCAGGAAGTGAAATTCCGAAATGGTTTGAACATCAGAGTGTGGGGCATGTAGTTAATGCACAAGTTACTCATCCAAACAAAAATGTGAATATACAAGTGCCTTCTCGTTCGAGTAATAAGTGGATTGGAATAGCTCTGTGTATTGTTTTTTCATGCTTCTATTCTTATGCTTCTGAACTTCCGGATTTTTTGAGATGTCACATTCTAATCAATAAACATGAAGGTTCTTACTTTAATTTAGGCATTTGCGCTAGACTGGATGGGAGTAAATCACGTCACCTTTGGATGTCCTATATACCCTCTCAAATGTTTAATGAGAATGAGAGAGCAGTATTGAGCCAAATTGATGAGAATGGATTCATACAAATGGAGGTTAGATTTCAATGGGATTTCAACCCAGGCATTGAGTTTAAGAAATGTGGGTTTCGTCTACTATACGAACAAGACATCGAAGATATTAGAGAAATGATATCGGCTCATGATTGTCATGATTTTGACAACTCAACTGAAGGAATCAAAATGAAGCGAAGCCGTGATGAATATGAGAGGGCTGGAGCTAGTGGAGAAGGCAGCTCTAACGATGTCCCACACTCAAAGAGGATTGAAAGATAG
- the LOC142619631 gene encoding disease resistance protein RPP2B-like isoform X2: protein MGHSIHCLIVYLLCRNETEFIQDIVEEIFPKLSYKFPRDTSDLVGIDSRVEELMSLLAIQSNDVRIVGVLGMGGIGKTTLARFVYHKIFNYFDGGSFVTNIREESEKYGLLSLQQKLICEILMKRSMNIQDVDKGVLLIKRIMCNKRILLVLDDVNQLNQLQKLAGKLNWFSPGSRVIITTRDESLLKRHNVFKIYEVKVLNNDDALHLFRLKAFMSDCPANGYLKLSKQFVNYASGLPLAIEVLGSFLFNRSKKEWESALNRLNEFPDKDVMKILQISFDGLHETEKEIFLHIACFFNMKEKYYVEKILDYLGLYPRIGLRVLIERSLLKDFKNKYKMHELLQTMGQSIVRKEHPEEPGRWSRLWIYNDIHNVLVKNSGTRENQGLVLERPKVEKLREYERRYWNLDAFSKMPNLKLLIIHGVQLLHGPKHLPNKLRLLDWSKYPSKSLPSDFQPIELVELHLLHSKIERLWKGAKYLNKLKFITLKGSLNLIATPDFTRVPNLEKLVFKGCINLRKVHPSIMVLKRLILLDLEDCKSLRSLPSKFEMVSLETLILSGCSKIERIPEFMGNMECLSKLHLDGTAITKLPSSFERLTNLNELSFRGCKGPPSKLWNKLFPLNLLPRRSQNPVSLLLPPLLVLGTCSLTKLDLRDCNLQSIPNDIGNLSSITHLHLNENHFSCLPESIVQLSNLSEIHLRNCTRLRSLPQLPSMTDWIEADGCTSLETFPNGFEPQDFAQTHLLFFDCFKLADNMLFNVLRMLLTFHQEICKQSAILGSCAAFNVVFPGSEIPKWFEHQSVGHVVNAQVTHPNKNVNIQVPSRSSNKWIGIALCIVFSCFYSYASELPDFLRCHILINKHEGSYFNLGICARLDGSKSRHLWMSYIPSQMFNENERAVLSQIDENGFIQMEVRFQWDFNPGIEFKKCGFRLLYEQDIEDIREMISAHDCHDFDNSTEGIKMKRSRDEYERAGASGEGSSNDVPHSKRIER from the exons ATGGGTCATTCAATTCATTGCTTGATTGTCTATCTTCTTTGCAGGAATGAGACAGAATTTATCCAAGATATTGTTGAAGAGATATTTCCCAAATTAAGTTACAAATTCCCAAGAGATACTAGTGATTTAGTAGGAATAGATTCTCGAGTGGAGGAATTGATGTCGCTTTTGGCTATACAATCGAACGATGTTCGCATCGTAGGGGTTTTGGGGATGGGAGGAATTGGTAAGACAACTCTTGCTAGATTTGTCTATCAtaagatttttaattattttgacgGTGGTAGTTTTGTCACTAATATTAGAGAAGAATCTGAAAAATATGGTTTACTTTCATTACAACAAAAACttatttgtgaaattttgaTGAAGAGAAGTATGAATATTCAAGATGTTGATAAAGGAGTTCTTTTGATCAAGCGTATCATGTGCAATAAAAGgattcttcttgttcttgatgaCGTAAATCAATTGaaccaattacaaaaattagCCGGGAAGCTTAATTGGTTTAGTCCAGGTAGTAGAGTTATTATCACAACTAGAGATGAGTCTTTGTTGAAAAGACATAACgtatttaaaatatatgagGTTAAAGtattgaataatgatgatgctCTTCATCTTTTTAGGTTGAAAGCTTTTATGAGTGATTGTCCTGCCAATGGTTATCTAAAGTTGTCTAAACAGTTTGTAAATTATGCCAGCGGCCTTCCATTAGCTATTGAGGTTTTGGGTTCTTTTTTGTTCAATAGAAGTAAGAAGGAATGGGAAAGTGCATTAAATAGGCTCAACGAATTTCCTGATAAAGATGTTATGAAAATACttcaaataagttttgatgGACTTCATGAAACAGAAAAGGAAATCTTTCTAcatattgcatgtttctttaaTATGAAGGAAAAATATTATGTGGAAAAAATACTAGATTATCTTGGCCTTTACCCTAGAATTGGTTTAAGGGTTCTCATTGAAAGGTCACTTTTAAAagactttaaaaataaatacaagatGCATGAACTATTACAAACGATGGGTCAAAGCATAGTTCGTAAAGAGCATCCTGAAGAACCTGGGAGGTGGAGCAGATTATGGATATACAATGACATTCACAATGTATTGGTGAAAAATTCG GGAACAAGAGAAAATCAAGGCCTGGTCTTAGAGCGTCCTAAAGTCGAAAAACTACGTGAATACGAAAGAAGATATTGGAACCTAGATGCCTTTTCAAAGATGCCTAACCTTAAATTGCTTATAATTCATGGTGTTCAACTTTTGCATGGCCCCAAGCATCTTCCTAATAAATTAAGACTTCTTGATTGGAGTAAGTATCCTTCAAAGTCTTTGCCATCAGATTTTCAGCCAATTGAGCTTGTTGAACTTCACTTGTTGCATAGCAAAATTGAACGGCTTTGGAAAGGGGCAAAG TACTTGAACAAGTTAAAGTTCATCACATTAAAAGGTTCTTTAAATCTCATTGCCACCCCTGACTTCACCAGAGTTCCCAATCTTGAGAAATTGGTTTTTAAAGGCTGTATAAATTTACGTAAGGTTCACCCATCTATTATGGTTCTTAAAAGGCTTATTCTTCTTGATCTAGAAGACTGCAAAAGCCTTAGAAGTCTTCCAAGCAAGTTTGAAATGGTGTCTCTTGAGACTCTTATTCTTTCTGGCTGTTCAAAAATCGAGAGAATTCCAGAATTTATGGGAAATATGGAATGCTTATCAAAACTTCACTTAGATGGCACTGCTATTACGAAACTTCCCTCTTCATTTGAACGTTTGACTAATCTTAACGAACTATCATTTCGTGGATGTAAAGGTCCACCATCTAAACTATGGAATAAGCTTTTTCCCTTAAATTTATTGCCAAGAAGAAGCCAAAATCCTGTGAGCTTGTTATTGCCACCCCTTTTAGTTTTGGGTACGTGTTCTTTAACGAAATTGGACTTGAGGGACTGTAATCTCCAATCAATCCCTAATGATATTGGAAACTTATCCTCTATAACCCATTTACATCTAAATGAAAATCACTTTAGTTGCCTTCCTGAAAGTATTGTGCAACTATCTAATTTGTCGGAAATTCATTTACGCAATTGCACAAGACTTCGTTCATTGCCACAGTTGCCGTCAATGACTGATTGGATTGAAGCAGATGGTTGTACCTCGTTGGAAACATTTCCAAATGGATTTGAACCACAGGATTTCGCCCAAACACATCTTTTGTTCTTCGATTGCTTCAAATTGGCTGATAACATGTTATTTAACGTTCTGAGAATGCTACTAACATTTcatcag GAAATCTGCAAGCAATCTGCAATATTGGGTAGCTGTGCTGCCTTTAATGTTGTTTTTCCAGGAAGTGAAATTCCGAAATGGTTTGAACATCAGAGTGTGGGGCATGTAGTTAATGCACAAGTTACTCATCCAAACAAAAATGTGAATATACAAGTGCCTTCTCGTTCGAGTAATAAGTGGATTGGAATAGCTCTGTGTATTGTTTTTTCATGCTTCTATTCTTATGCTTCTGAACTTCCGGATTTTTTGAGATGTCACATTCTAATCAATAAACATGAAGGTTCTTACTTTAATTTAGGCATTTGCGCTAGACTGGATGGGAGTAAATCACGTCACCTTTGGATGTCCTATATACCCTCTCAAATGTTTAATGAGAATGAGAGAGCAGTATTGAGCCAAATTGATGAGAATGGATTCATACAAATGGAGGTTAGATTTCAATGGGATTTCAACCCAGGCATTGAGTTTAAGAAATGTGGGTTTCGTCTACTATACGAACAAGACATCGAAGATATTAGAGAAATGATATCGGCTCATGATTGTCATGATTTTGACAACTCAACTGAAGGAATCAAAATGAAGCGAAGCCGTGATGAATATGAGAGGGCTGGAGCTAGTGGAGAAGGCAGCTCTAACGATGTCCCACACTCAAAGAGGATTGAAAGATAG
- the LOC142619631 gene encoding disease resistance protein RPP2B-like isoform X3: MSLLAIQSNDVRIVGVLGMGGIGKTTLARFVYHKIFNYFDGGSFVTNIREESEKYGLLSLQQKLICEILMKRSMNIQDVDKGVLLIKRIMCNKRILLVLDDVNQLNQLQKLAGKLNWFSPGSRVIITTRDESLLKRHNVFKIYEVKVLNNDDALHLFRLKAFMSDCPANGYLKLSKQFVNYASGLPLAIEVLGSFLFNRSKKEWESALNRLNEFPDKDVMKILQISFDGLHETEKEIFLHIACFFNMKEKYYVEKILDYLGLYPRIGLRVLIERSLLKDFKNKYKMHELLQTMGQSIVRKEHPEEPGRWSRLWIYNDIHNVLVKNSGTRENQGLVLERPKVEKLREYERRYWNLDAFSKMPNLKLLIIHGVQLLHGPKHLPNKLRLLDWSKYPSKSLPSDFQPIELVELHLLHSKIERLWKGAKYLNKLKFITLKGSLNLIATPDFTRVPNLEKLVFKGCINLRKVHPSIMVLKRLILLDLEDCKSLRSLPSKFEMVSLETLILSGCSKIERIPEFMGNMECLSKLHLDGTAITKLPSSFERLTNLNELSFRGCKGPPSKLWNKLFPLNLLPRRSQNPVSLLLPPLLVLGTCSLTKLDLRDCNLQSIPNDIGNLSSITHLHLNENHFSCLPESIVQLSNLSEIHLRNCTRLRSLPQLPSMTDWIEADGCTSLETFPNGFEPQDFAQTHLLFFDCFKLADNMLFNVLRMLLTFHQEICKQSAILGSCAAFNVVFPGSEIPKWFEHQSVGHVVNAQVTHPNKNVNIQVPSRSSNKWIGIALCIVFSCFYSYASELPDFLRCHILINKHEGSYFNLGICARLDGSKSRHLWMSYIPSQMFNENERAVLSQIDENGFIQMEVRFQWDFNPGIEFKKCGFRLLYEQDIEDIREMISAHDCHDFDNSTEGIKMKRSRDEYERAGASGEGSSNDVPHSKRIER, from the exons ATGTCGCTTTTGGCTATACAATCGAACGATGTTCGCATCGTAGGGGTTTTGGGGATGGGAGGAATTGGTAAGACAACTCTTGCTAGATTTGTCTATCAtaagatttttaattattttgacgGTGGTAGTTTTGTCACTAATATTAGAGAAGAATCTGAAAAATATGGTTTACTTTCATTACAACAAAAACttatttgtgaaattttgaTGAAGAGAAGTATGAATATTCAAGATGTTGATAAAGGAGTTCTTTTGATCAAGCGTATCATGTGCAATAAAAGgattcttcttgttcttgatgaCGTAAATCAATTGaaccaattacaaaaattagCCGGGAAGCTTAATTGGTTTAGTCCAGGTAGTAGAGTTATTATCACAACTAGAGATGAGTCTTTGTTGAAAAGACATAACgtatttaaaatatatgagGTTAAAGtattgaataatgatgatgctCTTCATCTTTTTAGGTTGAAAGCTTTTATGAGTGATTGTCCTGCCAATGGTTATCTAAAGTTGTCTAAACAGTTTGTAAATTATGCCAGCGGCCTTCCATTAGCTATTGAGGTTTTGGGTTCTTTTTTGTTCAATAGAAGTAAGAAGGAATGGGAAAGTGCATTAAATAGGCTCAACGAATTTCCTGATAAAGATGTTATGAAAATACttcaaataagttttgatgGACTTCATGAAACAGAAAAGGAAATCTTTCTAcatattgcatgtttctttaaTATGAAGGAAAAATATTATGTGGAAAAAATACTAGATTATCTTGGCCTTTACCCTAGAATTGGTTTAAGGGTTCTCATTGAAAGGTCACTTTTAAAagactttaaaaataaatacaagatGCATGAACTATTACAAACGATGGGTCAAAGCATAGTTCGTAAAGAGCATCCTGAAGAACCTGGGAGGTGGAGCAGATTATGGATATACAATGACATTCACAATGTATTGGTGAAAAATTCG GGAACAAGAGAAAATCAAGGCCTGGTCTTAGAGCGTCCTAAAGTCGAAAAACTACGTGAATACGAAAGAAGATATTGGAACCTAGATGCCTTTTCAAAGATGCCTAACCTTAAATTGCTTATAATTCATGGTGTTCAACTTTTGCATGGCCCCAAGCATCTTCCTAATAAATTAAGACTTCTTGATTGGAGTAAGTATCCTTCAAAGTCTTTGCCATCAGATTTTCAGCCAATTGAGCTTGTTGAACTTCACTTGTTGCATAGCAAAATTGAACGGCTTTGGAAAGGGGCAAAG TACTTGAACAAGTTAAAGTTCATCACATTAAAAGGTTCTTTAAATCTCATTGCCACCCCTGACTTCACCAGAGTTCCCAATCTTGAGAAATTGGTTTTTAAAGGCTGTATAAATTTACGTAAGGTTCACCCATCTATTATGGTTCTTAAAAGGCTTATTCTTCTTGATCTAGAAGACTGCAAAAGCCTTAGAAGTCTTCCAAGCAAGTTTGAAATGGTGTCTCTTGAGACTCTTATTCTTTCTGGCTGTTCAAAAATCGAGAGAATTCCAGAATTTATGGGAAATATGGAATGCTTATCAAAACTTCACTTAGATGGCACTGCTATTACGAAACTTCCCTCTTCATTTGAACGTTTGACTAATCTTAACGAACTATCATTTCGTGGATGTAAAGGTCCACCATCTAAACTATGGAATAAGCTTTTTCCCTTAAATTTATTGCCAAGAAGAAGCCAAAATCCTGTGAGCTTGTTATTGCCACCCCTTTTAGTTTTGGGTACGTGTTCTTTAACGAAATTGGACTTGAGGGACTGTAATCTCCAATCAATCCCTAATGATATTGGAAACTTATCCTCTATAACCCATTTACATCTAAATGAAAATCACTTTAGTTGCCTTCCTGAAAGTATTGTGCAACTATCTAATTTGTCGGAAATTCATTTACGCAATTGCACAAGACTTCGTTCATTGCCACAGTTGCCGTCAATGACTGATTGGATTGAAGCAGATGGTTGTACCTCGTTGGAAACATTTCCAAATGGATTTGAACCACAGGATTTCGCCCAAACACATCTTTTGTTCTTCGATTGCTTCAAATTGGCTGATAACATGTTATTTAACGTTCTGAGAATGCTACTAACATTTcatcag GAAATCTGCAAGCAATCTGCAATATTGGGTAGCTGTGCTGCCTTTAATGTTGTTTTTCCAGGAAGTGAAATTCCGAAATGGTTTGAACATCAGAGTGTGGGGCATGTAGTTAATGCACAAGTTACTCATCCAAACAAAAATGTGAATATACAAGTGCCTTCTCGTTCGAGTAATAAGTGGATTGGAATAGCTCTGTGTATTGTTTTTTCATGCTTCTATTCTTATGCTTCTGAACTTCCGGATTTTTTGAGATGTCACATTCTAATCAATAAACATGAAGGTTCTTACTTTAATTTAGGCATTTGCGCTAGACTGGATGGGAGTAAATCACGTCACCTTTGGATGTCCTATATACCCTCTCAAATGTTTAATGAGAATGAGAGAGCAGTATTGAGCCAAATTGATGAGAATGGATTCATACAAATGGAGGTTAGATTTCAATGGGATTTCAACCCAGGCATTGAGTTTAAGAAATGTGGGTTTCGTCTACTATACGAACAAGACATCGAAGATATTAGAGAAATGATATCGGCTCATGATTGTCATGATTTTGACAACTCAACTGAAGGAATCAAAATGAAGCGAAGCCGTGATGAATATGAGAGGGCTGGAGCTAGTGGAGAAGGCAGCTCTAACGATGTCCCACACTCAAAGAGGATTGAAAGATAG